Proteins encoded in a region of the Pirellulales bacterium genome:
- a CDS encoding UPF0175 family protein — protein sequence MRQSLEKQLGGDLTQAAKEAMAIAWYQAEKLSIGQVAELLGIAVYEADGLMKERHIEAAYSLEDYERDRETLEREMLSRKRQKNEKQKRSSLGAMVAADGVLYLPQSSTRKTRVLSLAAMAVDACSIASIP from the coding sequence GTGCGACAGTCGCTGGAAAAGCAGCTTGGTGGCGATTTGACTCAGGCAGCAAAGGAAGCAATGGCTATCGCCTGGTATCAGGCCGAGAAACTGAGCATCGGACAAGTCGCCGAGCTGCTCGGCATAGCGGTCTACGAGGCCGACGGTTTAATGAAAGAGCGTCACATCGAAGCAGCGTATTCGCTCGAAGACTACGAGCGCGACCGCGAAACTCTTGAGCGCGAGATGCTGAGCCGAAAGCGGCAGAAAAACGAAAAACAAAAGCGGTCGTCACTCGGGGCGATGGTGGCGGCGGACGGCGTACTCTACTTGCCCCAATCGTCTACGCGCAAGACGAGAGTTTTGTCTTTGGCGGCGATGGCCGTTGACGCTTGCTCTATCGCAAGCATCCCATAA